A window of Chaetodon auriga isolate fChaAug3 chromosome 2, fChaAug3.hap1, whole genome shotgun sequence contains these coding sequences:
- the LOC143333825 gene encoding Krueppel-like factor 15, with protein MVDNSPVSQGTFLPYSGSPQAYRLSDMVTDLGSYQVMPSPFSEDDLSESSSPRSCSSPDSPVLSSSYGSNSSAESQDSILDHLLSQASLGGANCVPPGSVAPVPLSTFLWDSRREDPSKREPVKEENFDFLTWSSVETEEQLGGSFQPTLEEIEEFLEENMEVVTMKQEIRESCPGLGVGLEESLGLEVGLEWCREASPEPKLEPEAKYSDQTVPTASTAGLANAVSSETKTTVNPTFESSTGAKRASGSKSSSADSSTNGSGMPVILQIQPLQIKQEPTVAPLTSVAQPPQPAPASDIKIAQLLVNIQGQTFALVPHVLPSPSLNVSSKFVRIAPVPIAAKPLGLGDSSASQGSGILVGGQKFQKNPVADLIKMHKCTFPGCTKMYTKSSHLKAHLRRHTGEKPFACNWQGCGWRFSRSDELSRHRRSHSGVKPYQCPVCEKKFARSDHLSKHIKVHRFPRSSRTVRSAN; from the exons ATGGTAGATAACTCCCCAGTTAGCCAGGGGACTTTTCTTCCTTATAGTGGCTCTCCACAGGCCTATCGGCTGTCAGACATGGTGACAGACCTGGGCTCCTACCAGGTGATGCCGTCACCATTTTCAGAGGACGACCTGAGTGAGTCGTCCAGTCCTCGCTCCTGTTCCAGCCCAGACTCCCCGGTGCTCAGCTCCAGCTACGGCAGCAACTCTAGTGCTGAGAGCCAGGACAGCATCCTGGATCACTTGCTGTCCCAGGCCTCTTTAGGAGGTGCCAACTGTGTACCGCCAGGGTCTGTGGCACCTGTACCATTATCCACTTTTCTCTGGGACTCGCGGAGAGAAGATCCTTCTAAACGTGAGCCTGTAAAGGAGGAAAATTTTGACTTCCTCACCTGGTCCAGCGTGGAGACAGAGGAACAACTTGGAGGGTCTTTCCAGCCCACACTAGAAGAGATCGAAGAATTCCTGGAGGAGAATATGGAGGTGGTCACGATGAAGCAGGAGATCCGAGAAAGTTGCCCAGGGTTGGGAGTGGGACTGGAGGAGTCTCTTGGTCTAGAAGTTGGCCTGGAGTGGTGCAGGGAGGCCTCCCCTGAGCCTAAGCTGGAGCCAGAGGCTAAGTATTCAGACCAAACTGTCCCCACTGCCAGCACTGCTGGCCTAGCCAATGCTGTCTCCAGTGAGACCAAAACGACAGTTAACCCCACTTTTGAATCCAGCACAGGGGCCAAGAGGGCATCAGGCAGTaaatcttcatcagcagacagcagcacaaatggCAGTGGGATGCCGGTCATCCTACAGATTCAGCCCCTTCAGATCAAGCAGGAGCCCACAGTAGCTCCTCTTACTTCAGTAGCCCAGCCCCCACAGCCTGCCCCAGCCTCAGACATCAAAATTGCACAGCTACTGGTCAACATCCAAGGTCAGACCTTTGCCCTGGTGCCCCACGTCCTACCCTCCCCCAGCCTTAATGTCTCCTCCAAATTTGTACGCATTGCGCCTGTCCCCATTGCAGCCAAGCCTCTGGGACTTGGGGATAGCTCAGCCAGCCAGGGATCAGGGATTCTTGTTGGAGGTCAAAAGTTCCAGAAGAACCCGGTTGCGGATCTTatcaaaatgcacaaatgcactTTTCCTGGCTGCACCAAGATGTACACCAAGAGCAGCCACCTGAAGGCCCATCTGAGGAGACACACAGGGGAAAAGCCTTTCGCTTGCAACTGGCAGGGCTGTGGATGGAG GTTTTCGCGGTCGGACGAGCTGTCTCGACACCGGCGATCCCATTCGGGTGTCAAGCCCTACCAGTGTCCTGTGTGCGAGAAGAAGTTCGCCCGCAGTGACCACCTgtcaaaacacatcaaagtcCACCGTTTTCCACGAAGCAGCCGGACAGTTCGCTCAGCAAACTGA